Proteins encoded in a region of the Geobacillus genomosp. 3 genome:
- a CDS encoding YgaP family membrane protein — translation MANIGIVNALIRITFGLTVVAWATARLARRPWCTSYLLAVLLGAMKVGEGITRFCPLTALFDNMQRERLLEEQKEAVVNPT, via the coding sequence ATGGCGAATATCGGCATTGTGAATGCGCTCATCCGCATTACGTTCGGTTTGACTGTTGTGGCGTGGGCGACCGCCCGTTTGGCCCGGCGGCCATGGTGCACATCGTATCTGCTTGCCGTCTTGCTTGGGGCCATGAAAGTCGGTGAAGGGATTACCCGTTTTTGTCCACTGACAGCCTTGTTTGACAATATGCAGCGTGAACGGCTGCTTGAAGAACAAAAAGAAGCTGTTGTCAATCCGACATAA
- the purN gene encoding phosphoribosylglycinamide formyltransferase: MKRLAVFASGSGTNFQAIVDAAKCGDVPAEVALLVCDRPGANVIERAARENVPAFVFTPKDYPSKAAFESEILRELRERRIDWIALAGYMRLIGPTLLSAYEGKIVNIHPSLLPAFPGKDAIGQAYRAGVLETGVTVHYVDEGMDTGPVIAQRAVPMMPGEPIEALEARIHAVEHELYPAVLRMLLADKDQQEERIESDGSQTSINQRVQ; this comes from the coding sequence ATGAAGAGGCTAGCGGTGTTTGCTTCCGGAAGCGGGACGAACTTTCAAGCGATCGTCGATGCGGCCAAGTGCGGCGATGTGCCGGCGGAAGTGGCGCTTTTGGTGTGCGACCGCCCGGGCGCGAACGTCATTGAACGGGCAGCGCGTGAAAACGTGCCGGCGTTTGTGTTTACGCCAAAAGACTACCCATCCAAGGCGGCGTTTGAAAGCGAGATTTTGCGTGAGTTAAGGGAGCGGCGCATCGACTGGATTGCGCTCGCCGGCTATATGCGTTTGATCGGGCCGACATTGCTTTCGGCCTATGAAGGGAAAATTGTCAACATTCATCCGTCGCTGTTGCCGGCGTTTCCGGGCAAGGACGCGATCGGCCAGGCTTATCGGGCGGGCGTTTTGGAAACGGGCGTCACCGTCCATTATGTTGATGAAGGGATGGATACCGGACCGGTCATCGCCCAACGCGCTGTCCCGATGATGCCCGGCGAGCCGATCGAGGCGCTTGAAGCGCGCATCCACGCGGTTGAACATGAGTTATACCCGGCGGTGTTGCGCATGCTGTTGGCGGACAAGGATCAACAAGAAGAAAGGATCGAGAGCGATGGCAGTCAAACGAGCATTAATCAGCGTGTCCAATAA
- the purM gene encoding phosphoribosylformylglycinamidine cyclo-ligase, producing the protein MANAYKQAGVDIEAGYQAVTLMKQHVQKTMRPEVLGGIGGFGGLFDLSALGYRQPVLVSGTDGVGTKLKLAFLLDRHDTIGIDCVAMCVNDIVVQGAEPLFFLDYIACGKAMPEKIAAIVKGVADGCVEAGCALIGGETAEMPGMYDENEYDLAGFAVGIAEKEKLVTGQTIQAGDALIGLPSSGLHSNGYSLVRRIVFDQAKLELDRIYEPLTVPLGEELLKPTRIYAKPLRSALGQFTIKGMAHITGGGFIENIPRMLPDGLGARINRGSWPVLPIFDFLRDKGGLEEEEMFSVFNMGIGLVMAVSPETVAPLVKWLDEQGEPSYLIGEVVEGEGVSFAGGNEA; encoded by the coding sequence GTGGCAAACGCATACAAACAAGCAGGGGTTGACATTGAGGCCGGCTATCAGGCGGTCACCTTGATGAAACAGCACGTGCAAAAAACGATGCGTCCGGAAGTGTTGGGCGGAATCGGCGGGTTTGGCGGCTTGTTTGATTTATCGGCGCTTGGCTACCGGCAGCCGGTGCTTGTATCTGGCACGGATGGCGTCGGGACGAAGCTGAAACTGGCGTTTTTGTTGGATCGTCACGATACGATCGGGATTGACTGCGTGGCGATGTGTGTCAATGACATCGTGGTGCAAGGGGCAGAACCGCTCTTTTTCCTCGATTATATCGCCTGCGGCAAAGCAATGCCGGAAAAAATCGCTGCCATTGTCAAAGGGGTGGCCGATGGTTGCGTGGAAGCCGGTTGTGCATTGATTGGCGGGGAAACGGCAGAAATGCCGGGAATGTATGACGAAAATGAGTATGATTTAGCAGGGTTCGCTGTTGGCATTGCTGAAAAAGAAAAGCTTGTGACCGGACAAACGATTCAAGCGGGCGATGCGCTGATCGGACTGCCTTCAAGCGGCTTGCACAGCAACGGCTACTCGCTCGTGCGCCGCATCGTGTTTGACCAAGCGAAGTTGGAGCTTGATCGCATTTATGAGCCACTTACCGTTCCGCTTGGTGAGGAATTGCTGAAGCCGACGCGCATTTACGCAAAACCGTTGCGTTCGGCGCTCGGACAGTTTACGATCAAAGGGATGGCGCATATTACCGGCGGCGGATTTATCGAAAACATTCCGCGCATGCTGCCGGATGGACTTGGTGCCCGCATCAACCGAGGTTCTTGGCCGGTGCTGCCCATTTTTGACTTCCTGCGCGACAAGGGTGGCCTCGAGGAAGAAGAGATGTTTTCGGTGTTTAATATGGGCATTGGCCTCGTGATGGCCGTCAGTCCGGAAACGGTGGCGCCGCTTGTGAAGTGGTTGGACGAACAAGGCGAGCCATCGTATCTCATTGGCGAAGTTGTTGAAGGAGAGGGCGTATCGTTTGCCGGAGGGAACGAGGCATGA
- a CDS encoding YerC/YecD family TrpR-related protein, with product MQIDKLRGRELDQLFKAILSLRDLEECYRFFDDLCTVNEIQALAQRLEVARMLREGYTYHKIETETGASTATISRVKRCLNYGNDAYAMALDRIKEEQLQEENEAVTD from the coding sequence ATGCAAATCGATAAACTGCGCGGCAGGGAGCTTGATCAACTGTTTAAAGCCATTTTGTCGTTGCGTGACTTAGAGGAGTGTTACCGTTTTTTTGATGACTTATGCACCGTCAACGAAATTCAGGCGCTTGCCCAACGTCTGGAAGTCGCCCGCATGTTGCGGGAAGGGTATACGTACCATAAAATTGAAACTGAAACCGGAGCAAGCACGGCGACCATTTCGCGTGTCAAGCGCTGCCTCAACTACGGCAACGATGCCTATGCGATGGCGCTTGACCGCATTAAAGAAGAACAGCTGCAAGAAGAAAATGAAGCCGTGACAGACTGA
- the purH gene encoding bifunctional phosphoribosylaminoimidazolecarboxamide formyltransferase/IMP cyclohydrolase yields the protein MAVKRALISVSNKEGIVPFAKQLAELGVDIISTGGTKRALEEAGVPVISISDVTGFPEILDGRVKTLHPAIHGGILAVRSDERHQAALKEHGIRPIDLVVVNLYPFQQTIAKPDVTLAEAIENIDIGGPTMVRAAAKNYADVAIVVDPADYPMVIEELKTTGSIQAKTRQQLAAKAFRHTAAYDAMIAEYLTNLTGENYPETLTVTYTKKQSLRYGENPHQSAAFYAKPLGAAFSIAQAKQLHGKELSYNNINDANAAINLIREFQEPAVAAIKHMNPCGVGIGATLLEAFTKAYEADPVSIFGGIIAVNREVDKETAERMHDIFLEIVIAPSFSDEALAILTRKKNIRLLTLDFTAPKVKEKTFVSINGGLLVQEADMHTLEDAEWNVVTKREPTEAERGQLRFAWKVVKHVKSNAIVLAKNGMTIGVGAGQMNRVGAANIAIEQAGEQAAGAVLASDAFFPMDDTVEAAAKAGITAIIQPGGSIRDADSIRKADEYGIAMVFTGVRHFKH from the coding sequence ATGGCAGTCAAACGAGCATTAATCAGCGTGTCCAATAAAGAAGGGATCGTTCCGTTTGCGAAGCAGCTGGCGGAACTTGGCGTCGACATCATTTCGACCGGTGGGACGAAACGGGCGCTTGAAGAGGCCGGCGTTCCGGTCATTTCGATCTCTGATGTCACCGGGTTTCCGGAAATTTTGGACGGGCGCGTCAAAACGCTGCATCCGGCCATTCACGGCGGCATTTTGGCGGTGCGCAGCGATGAGCGCCATCAAGCGGCGCTTAAGGAGCATGGCATTCGCCCAATCGATTTGGTCGTGGTGAACTTGTACCCGTTCCAGCAAACGATCGCCAAACCGGACGTGACGCTTGCCGAGGCGATTGAAAATATCGATATCGGCGGCCCGACGATGGTGCGGGCGGCGGCGAAAAACTATGCCGATGTCGCGATTGTCGTTGACCCGGCTGACTATCCGATGGTGATCGAAGAACTGAAAACAACCGGTTCGATCCAAGCAAAGACGCGGCAGCAACTGGCGGCGAAAGCGTTCCGCCATACGGCGGCGTATGATGCGATGATTGCCGAGTATTTAACCAATCTCACCGGCGAGAACTATCCGGAAACGCTCACCGTCACCTATACGAAAAAACAATCGTTGCGCTATGGCGAAAATCCGCATCAATCGGCGGCGTTTTATGCCAAACCGCTCGGTGCGGCTTTCTCGATTGCGCAAGCGAAACAGTTGCACGGAAAAGAGCTGTCGTATAACAATATTAACGACGCCAATGCGGCCATCAACCTTATTCGCGAATTTCAAGAGCCGGCTGTAGCGGCGATTAAACATATGAACCCGTGCGGCGTCGGGATCGGCGCGACGCTTCTTGAGGCATTTACGAAAGCGTATGAAGCGGATCCGGTCTCGATTTTTGGCGGCATTATCGCTGTCAACCGGGAAGTGGACAAAGAAACGGCAGAGCGGATGCACGACATCTTTTTAGAAATCGTCATCGCCCCATCGTTTAGCGACGAGGCGCTTGCCATTTTGACGAGAAAGAAAAACATCCGTCTGTTGACGCTTGATTTTACTGCGCCAAAGGTCAAAGAAAAAACGTTCGTGTCCATAAACGGCGGTTTGCTTGTGCAAGAAGCGGATATGCATACGCTTGAAGACGCCGAATGGAACGTCGTCACGAAGCGCGAGCCGACAGAGGCGGAACGTGGACAACTTCGTTTTGCCTGGAAAGTCGTCAAACATGTTAAATCAAACGCCATTGTGTTGGCGAAAAACGGCATGACGATCGGTGTCGGCGCCGGGCAAATGAACCGGGTCGGCGCGGCGAACATCGCCATTGAACAAGCCGGGGAGCAGGCGGCGGGCGCAGTGCTTGCATCCGATGCCTTTTTCCCGATGGATGATACGGTTGAGGCGGCGGCGAAAGCGGGCATTACGGCCATCATCCAGCCGGGCGGCTCGATTCGTGATGCTGATTCGATCCGCAAGGCGGATGAATACGGCATTGCCATGGTATTTACCGGTGTTCGCCATTTCAAACATTAA
- a CDS encoding DUF3048 domain-containing protein: MKRWLYAIGCMALLLGGCTAQSEPEPAKPPVQEQPPQPPAEEKEKETFPLTGLPAEGDVRQRVVGVMVNNHPKARPQSGLSQADIVYEVLAEGDITRFLALYQSDRPERVGPVRSARDYYIDLSEGYNAIYVCHGWSPEAKARLERGETDYLNGLFYDGTLFERVSFRKAPHNSYITFANIEKGADDNEYAWTDDIAPLPFRSDEPSGEKVGTVRIAYSHRLYAQVEYRYAPEQKGYYRYSGGEQTIDYDTRAPVVVQNVLIIAARHQVIDSYGRRDIDFTSGGQGYLLQNGVIQPIEWKNVDGRLLPYRDGVPVGFVPGKTWINIVPELTAVQW, from the coding sequence TTGAAACGTTGGCTGTATGCCATTGGCTGTATGGCGCTGCTCCTTGGCGGCTGCACCGCCCAAAGCGAGCCGGAGCCGGCGAAACCGCCTGTGCAAGAGCAGCCGCCCCAGCCTCCGGCAGAGGAGAAGGAGAAGGAAACGTTTCCGTTGACCGGGCTGCCAGCGGAAGGGGACGTCCGTCAGCGGGTCGTCGGCGTGATGGTCAACAACCATCCGAAGGCGCGTCCGCAATCGGGATTAAGCCAAGCAGATATCGTGTACGAGGTGCTTGCCGAGGGGGATATCACCCGTTTTTTGGCGCTTTATCAAAGCGATCGGCCGGAACGGGTCGGGCCGGTGCGGAGTGCGCGTGATTATTATATTGATTTAAGCGAAGGTTATAACGCTATTTATGTTTGCCATGGCTGGAGCCCAGAGGCGAAAGCGAGGCTCGAACGGGGCGAAACTGACTATTTGAACGGACTCTTTTACGATGGGACGCTGTTTGAGCGCGTTTCCTTCCGCAAGGCGCCGCATAACTCATACATTACGTTTGCCAATATTGAAAAAGGGGCGGATGACAACGAATACGCATGGACGGACGATATCGCCCCACTGCCATTTCGTTCTGATGAGCCAAGCGGGGAGAAAGTCGGGACGGTCCGCATCGCCTATTCGCACCGCCTATACGCCCAAGTGGAATATCGCTACGCTCCGGAGCAAAAAGGGTATTACCGGTATAGCGGCGGCGAGCAGACGATCGATTACGATACGCGCGCTCCGGTCGTGGTGCAAAATGTGCTAATCATCGCCGCCCGCCATCAAGTGATCGACAGCTACGGGCGGCGCGACATTGATTTCACTTCCGGCGGCCAAGGCTACTTGTTGCAAAACGGCGTCATCCAGCCGATCGAATGGAAAAACGTCGACGGCCGGCTGCTGCCATACCGCGATGGGGTGCCGGTCGGGTTCGTGCCGGGCAAAACGTGGATCAATATCGTTCCGGAACTGACGGCTGTTCAATGGTGA
- a CDS encoding EYxxD motif small membrane protein, producing MIMLLEYMTDMSFVLATLIGGIIALSYVYVRRRRVR from the coding sequence ATGATCATGTTGCTGGAATATATGACCGACATGTCGTTTGTGTTAGCGACATTGATCGGGGGCATTATTGCCCTTTCGTACGTGTATGTGCGGCGGAGGCGCGTTCGATAG
- a CDS encoding adenine deaminase C-terminal domain-containing protein, with protein MGEQRYRWKSSELREQAAVMDGKQSPTKVLTNATFLHSYFREWVKGNIWIHGDRIVYAGERLPSRVDEVCEIIDCRGYVLVPGYIEPHVHPFQLYNPHSFARYAATCGTTTLINDNLFFLLHLDDEEAFLFLKEMNALPTSMYWWCRFDGQTELEREDEQLSNARIKRWLDQETVLQGGELTSWPKLISGDDIVLYWMQEAKRRRRKIEGHFPGASEKTLVKMALFGADGDHEVMTGKEVHLRLWHGYTVTLRHSSIRPDLPVVLEEMKALGIRHYDKCLLTTDGSPPAFYENGVMDGLIRIAIEHGVPVIDAYAMATINAARHYGIEHLHGSITTGRIAHINFLRSAHDPTPVQVLAKGEWVKREGEPTGAWPAPEWEQFGIRPLSLSWELEWDDLQFSMPMGLRMENAVILKPYSVSVDTSRDRLGHDHDECFLVLLDRNGQWRVNTLLKGFSSALGGLSSSYSNTGDLILIGKHKEDMMLAFRRMKEIGGGIVLAENGEILFELPLPLGGMTSTLEMETLMHEEKTFVRLLRERGYHFEDPVYSLLFLQSTHLPYVRITQRGIYDVMHKTVLFPSIMR; from the coding sequence ATGGGCGAACAACGCTACCGATGGAAAAGCAGTGAATTGCGTGAACAGGCAGCGGTGATGGATGGCAAACAATCACCGACCAAAGTATTGACGAACGCAACGTTTTTGCATTCCTATTTTCGCGAATGGGTAAAAGGGAATATATGGATACATGGCGACCGCATCGTGTACGCCGGAGAGCGGCTTCCCAGCCGCGTCGATGAAGTGTGTGAAATCATCGACTGCCGCGGGTATGTGCTCGTCCCTGGCTACATTGAGCCGCATGTTCATCCATTTCAATTATATAATCCCCATTCATTTGCCCGTTATGCAGCAACGTGCGGGACGACGACGCTAATCAATGATAATTTATTTTTCCTTTTGCATCTTGACGATGAAGAGGCGTTTTTATTTTTGAAAGAAATGAATGCGCTTCCAACATCGATGTATTGGTGGTGCCGATTTGACGGGCAGACGGAGTTAGAGCGGGAGGATGAGCAGCTATCAAACGCCCGGATCAAACGGTGGTTGGATCAAGAAACGGTTCTTCAAGGCGGCGAGCTGACGTCGTGGCCGAAGCTCATCAGCGGCGATGACATTGTCCTTTACTGGATGCAAGAGGCAAAACGACGGCGCCGCAAAATCGAGGGACACTTCCCGGGCGCTTCGGAGAAAACGCTGGTGAAAATGGCGCTTTTCGGTGCAGACGGAGATCATGAAGTGATGACAGGAAAAGAAGTGCATCTGCGCCTTTGGCACGGCTATACGGTTACACTTCGCCATTCCTCGATCCGTCCGGATTTGCCGGTGGTGCTTGAGGAAATGAAAGCGCTCGGCATCCGGCACTACGACAAATGCTTATTGACGACCGACGGCTCGCCGCCGGCATTTTATGAAAACGGGGTCATGGATGGGCTGATTCGCATCGCCATTGAACATGGCGTGCCAGTCATCGACGCGTACGCCATGGCGACGATCAACGCCGCTCGCCATTATGGCATCGAACATCTTCACGGCAGCATCACAACCGGCCGGATTGCGCACATCAATTTTCTGCGCTCGGCTCATGACCCGACGCCGGTGCAGGTGCTCGCCAAAGGAGAATGGGTGAAGCGGGAAGGGGAGCCGACAGGCGCATGGCCGGCGCCTGAGTGGGAACAGTTTGGCATTCGGCCGCTTTCATTATCATGGGAGCTTGAATGGGACGATTTGCAATTTTCGATGCCGATGGGGTTGCGCATGGAAAATGCGGTGATTTTAAAGCCGTATTCTGTTTCGGTCGATACGTCGCGCGACCGCTTAGGGCACGACCATGACGAATGCTTTTTAGTGCTGCTTGACCGAAATGGCCAATGGCGTGTCAATACGCTGCTTAAAGGGTTTTCATCGGCGCTTGGCGGGCTTTCGAGCTCGTATTCAAACACCGGCGATTTGATTTTGATCGGAAAGCATAAGGAAGATATGATGCTTGCTTTTCGGCGGATGAAGGAGATCGGTGGCGGCATTGTACTTGCCGAGAATGGGGAGATTTTGTTTGAACTCCCGCTTCCGCTTGGCGGCATGACGTCCACTTTAGAGATGGAAACGTTGATGCACGAGGAAAAGACGTTCGTCCGCCTTTTGCGGGAGCGCGGGTATCATTTTGAGGATCCCGTGTACTCGTTGCTCTTTTTGCAATCGACCCACTTGCCGTATGTGCGCATCACCCAGCGCGGCATTTACGATGTCATGCACAAAACGGTACTCTTTCCTTCAATAATGCGGTAA
- the purF gene encoding amidophosphoribosyltransferase has translation MLAEIKGLNEECGIFGIWGHEDAAKLTYYGLHSLQHRGQEGAGIVVACGGHLSGYKGLGLVTEVFQSGTLDVLHGPAAIGHVRYSTAGGGGYENVQPLLFRSQTGSMALAHNGNLTNALELKLSLEAQGSIFQTTSDTEVFAHLIRRSQASTFVGQVKEALSQIEGAFAFLLLTEEALYVALDPHGFRPLSLGRLGSAYVVASETCAFDVIGAAYEREVAPGELLIINGEGVRSERFAPERPRSICSMEYIYFARPDSHVDGINIHTARKNLGKRLALEAPADADIVTGVPDSSISVAIGYAEASGIPYELGLIKNRYVGRTFIQPSQALREQGVKMKLSPVRGVVAGKRVVMVDDSIVRGTTSRRIVTMLREAGAVEVHVRISAPPITHPCFYGIDTSSREELIAAKHSVEEIRRLIGADSLAFLSKEGMMTAIGRPDVSPQRGQCLACFTGQYPTRVGQVTRPCLTVK, from the coding sequence ATGCTTGCTGAAATCAAAGGATTGAACGAGGAGTGCGGTATTTTCGGCATTTGGGGACATGAGGACGCCGCCAAGCTCACGTATTACGGGCTCCACAGCTTGCAGCACCGCGGCCAGGAAGGAGCGGGCATCGTTGTGGCATGCGGCGGTCACTTATCCGGCTATAAAGGTCTCGGCTTAGTGACAGAGGTGTTCCAAAGCGGGACGCTCGATGTGCTTCACGGGCCGGCGGCGATCGGCCATGTCCGTTATTCGACGGCGGGCGGAGGCGGTTATGAAAACGTTCAGCCGCTTTTGTTCCGCTCACAGACAGGTTCGATGGCGCTTGCCCATAACGGCAACTTGACGAACGCTCTTGAACTGAAACTGTCACTCGAAGCGCAAGGGAGCATTTTTCAGACGACATCGGATACGGAAGTGTTCGCCCATCTCATCCGCCGCAGTCAGGCGTCAACGTTTGTCGGGCAAGTGAAAGAGGCGCTCAGCCAGATTGAAGGGGCGTTTGCGTTTTTGTTGCTGACGGAAGAGGCGCTTTATGTTGCGCTCGATCCGCACGGCTTCCGGCCGCTGTCGCTCGGCCGTCTCGGTTCGGCGTATGTCGTCGCTTCGGAAACGTGTGCGTTTGATGTCATCGGTGCTGCGTACGAGCGTGAAGTGGCACCCGGCGAACTGCTTATCATCAACGGGGAAGGAGTGCGTTCGGAACGGTTTGCCCCGGAGCGGCCCCGATCCATTTGCAGCATGGAATACATTTACTTCGCCCGCCCGGACAGCCATGTCGATGGCATCAACATCCATACTGCAAGGAAAAATTTAGGAAAACGACTGGCGCTCGAAGCGCCGGCTGACGCTGACATTGTCACCGGCGTGCCGGACTCGAGCATTTCCGTCGCTATCGGTTATGCGGAAGCGAGCGGCATCCCGTATGAATTAGGGCTCATCAAAAACCGTTACGTCGGCCGGACGTTCATCCAGCCGTCACAAGCGTTGCGTGAACAAGGAGTAAAAATGAAGCTGTCGCCGGTGCGCGGTGTGGTGGCTGGCAAGCGGGTCGTGATGGTTGACGATTCAATCGTGCGCGGGACGACAAGCCGGCGTATTGTGACGATGCTCCGCGAGGCAGGGGCTGTAGAAGTGCATGTGCGTATCAGTGCGCCGCCGATCACCCACCCTTGTTTTTACGGCATTGATACGTCATCGAGAGAAGAACTGATCGCAGCAAAACATTCAGTAGAAGAGATCCGACGTTTGATCGGCGCTGATTCGTTGGCATTTCTCAGCAAGGAAGGAATGATGACGGCGATCGGACGTCCAGATGTCTCGCCGCAGCGCGGGCAATGTTTGGCATGTTTTACCGGCCAATATCCGACCCGCGTCGGCCAAGTCACCCGGCCGTGCTTAACGGTGAAATAA
- the purD gene encoding phosphoribosylamine--glycine ligase: MNILIVGRGGREHAIAQKAAQSPLAGKLYAAPGNPGIGEVAELVDIEELDIDALLQFAKQHAIDLTIVGPEAPLAAGLVDRFLAEGLPIFGPNQAAALIEGSKAFAKELMKKYGIPTAEHATFASYEDAKAYIEQKGAPIVIKADGLAAGKGVTVAQTVEEALAAAKATLVDGQFGKAGSQVVIEEYLEGEEFSFMAFVNGEKVYPLAIAQDHKRAYDGDEGPNTGGMGAYSPVPQISAETIQIALETILRPTAKALVAEGRPFTGVLYAGLIETKDGPKVIEFNARFGDPEAQVVLPRLKTDFIEAILAVMEGKEIELDWTDEAVLGVVLAAKGYPGAYERGAAIRGLDRLDSDVLLFHAGTKQEGGTLYTNGGRVLLLAAKGHTLAEAKEKVYAQLARIDSNGLFYRRDIGRRAIERASAAHTRTKGQ; encoded by the coding sequence ATGAACATTTTGATAGTCGGGCGCGGCGGGCGCGAGCATGCCATCGCTCAGAAGGCGGCGCAAAGTCCGTTGGCTGGCAAGCTGTATGCGGCGCCGGGCAACCCGGGCATCGGGGAAGTGGCAGAGCTCGTCGACATCGAGGAACTCGATATAGATGCGCTTTTGCAGTTTGCGAAACAACATGCGATTGATTTGACGATTGTCGGGCCGGAAGCGCCGCTTGCCGCCGGCCTCGTCGACCGCTTTCTGGCCGAGGGGCTGCCTATTTTCGGTCCGAACCAGGCGGCGGCACTCATTGAAGGAAGCAAGGCGTTTGCGAAGGAACTGATGAAGAAATACGGCATTCCAACGGCGGAACATGCCACCTTTGCGTCGTATGAAGATGCGAAAGCGTACATTGAACAAAAAGGCGCCCCGATCGTCATCAAAGCGGACGGGTTAGCCGCTGGAAAAGGAGTCACCGTCGCCCAAACGGTAGAAGAAGCGTTAGCCGCGGCGAAGGCAACGCTTGTCGATGGGCAATTCGGCAAAGCCGGCAGCCAGGTCGTCATCGAGGAGTATTTGGAAGGTGAAGAATTTTCGTTTATGGCGTTCGTGAACGGCGAGAAGGTCTATCCTCTTGCCATCGCCCAAGACCATAAACGGGCGTATGACGGAGATGAAGGGCCCAATACCGGCGGAATGGGAGCGTATTCGCCAGTGCCGCAAATTTCCGCCGAAACGATCCAAATCGCGCTTGAGACGATTTTGCGTCCGACCGCCAAAGCGTTAGTGGCTGAAGGCCGGCCGTTTACCGGTGTGCTATATGCCGGGCTGATCGAAACGAAAGACGGACCGAAAGTGATTGAATTTAACGCCCGCTTTGGCGACCCAGAGGCGCAAGTCGTGCTGCCGCGGCTGAAAACCGATTTCATTGAAGCGATCTTGGCGGTGATGGAAGGAAAAGAGATCGAGCTTGATTGGACGGACGAAGCGGTGCTTGGCGTCGTGTTGGCGGCTAAAGGCTATCCGGGCGCCTATGAGCGTGGGGCGGCCATCCGGGGATTGGATCGGCTCGATTCCGATGTGCTGTTATTCCATGCCGGGACAAAGCAAGAAGGTGGTACACTGTACACGAACGGCGGACGCGTTCTTTTGTTAGCCGCCAAAGGACATACACTGGCTGAAGCAAAAGAAAAAGTGTATGCACAGCTTGCCCGAATCGACAGCAATGGGTTGTTTTACCGCCGGGACATCGGCCGGCGCGCTATCGAACGCGCCTCCGCCGCACATACACGTACGAAAGGGCAATAA
- a CDS encoding heptaprenylglyceryl phosphate synthase, translating to MEEVRAWRHVFKLDPNKLIDDERLERLCESGTDAVIVGGTDGVTLDGVLDLLARIRRFSVPCALEVTNLEALTPGFDAYFIPIVLNSRHVDWVIGRHHEAVKQHGDVMNWEEIFAEGYCILNPECKAAKLTEADTGLSEDDVVAYARLAQHLYKLPIFYLEYSGTYGDPILVENVKRVLDKTQLFYGGGITAPEQAAEMARYADTVVVGNAIYESFEQALLTVAAVKRVNEAE from the coding sequence ATGGAAGAGGTTCGCGCTTGGCGCCATGTGTTTAAACTCGACCCGAACAAGTTGATTGATGACGAGCGCCTTGAGCGCCTTTGCGAGTCGGGAACGGATGCGGTCATCGTCGGCGGAACGGACGGAGTGACGCTCGATGGTGTGCTTGATTTATTGGCCCGCATCCGCCGGTTTTCGGTGCCATGCGCGCTTGAAGTCACAAATCTTGAGGCCTTGACGCCGGGGTTTGATGCGTATTTCATCCCGATCGTGTTAAACAGCCGCCATGTCGATTGGGTAATCGGCCGTCATCATGAGGCGGTGAAACAGCATGGCGACGTCATGAACTGGGAGGAGATTTTCGCCGAGGGATATTGCATTTTGAACCCGGAATGCAAGGCGGCGAAGCTCACTGAGGCCGACACCGGACTGAGTGAAGACGATGTTGTGGCCTACGCCCGCCTCGCTCAACATTTGTACAAGCTGCCGATCTTTTACCTCGAATATAGCGGCACATACGGCGATCCGATTCTAGTGGAAAACGTGAAACGGGTGCTCGATAAGACGCAGCTGTTTTACGGTGGCGGCATTACTGCGCCGGAACAGGCGGCTGAGATGGCGCGCTACGCCGATACCGTTGTCGTCGGCAACGCCATTTACGAATCATTTGAGCAGGCGTTGTTGACCGTGGCCGCTGTGAAGCGGGTGAACGAGGCAGAATAG